The following proteins come from a genomic window of Ostrinia nubilalis chromosome 29, ilOstNubi1.1, whole genome shotgun sequence:
- the LOC135085588 gene encoding uncharacterized protein LOC135085588, which produces MSENTEIWNLNALCRCCHKDGYFKSLQDTYIYETEVEVYAKMLRDAFDIEIKQPLLDASNSICEVCIEKLRHAVDFKKQVLECEKKFAVYCKNELISNGMEPVKIEADFDMDYDAEYNDEFEIKIKCDNPEDDITKKEEDDLYDQQAAGIKSEVTEDSKSIQIELQPLETKQDAKENGKKKKRVTKSKYTIIRAFSRRE; this is translated from the exons ATGTCCGAAAACACAGAAATATGGAACTTAAATGCCTTATGCCGCTGCTGCCACAAGGATGGGTATTTCAAAAGCCTGCAAGATACGTATATTTATGAAACCGAAGTGGAAGTGTACGCCAAAATGTTACGAGATGCCTTCGACATAGAG ATAAAGCAGCCGTTACTAGACGCTAGCAACTCAATCTGTGAGGTGTGCATAGAAAAGCTACGACATGCAGTCGATTTCAAGAAGCAAGTTTTGGAGTGCGAGAAGAAGTTTGCTGTTTACTGCAAAA ATGAACTTATCAGCAATGGAATGGAACCGGTGAAAATTGAAGCCGATTTTGATATgg ATTATGATGCTGAATATAATGATGAATTTG aaattaaaataaaatgcgaCAATCCTGAGGATGATATCACGAAAAAGGAAGAAGATG ATTTGTACGATCAGCAGGCAGCAGGCATAAAATCTGAAG TTACAGAAGACAGCAAATCCATCCAGATTGAACTACAGCCGCTAGAAACAAAACAAGATGCCAAAGAAAATgggaagaagaagaaaagagTCACAAAAAGTAAgtacactataatccgggccttttcaaggcgagagtga
- the LOC135085787 gene encoding gastrula zinc finger protein XlCGF57.1-like isoform X1: MTELWRANGLCRCCHAEGTFKSLSGSYSVNGVDEILSTMLRETFEVNIAPLPGEIGVNTYNICPLCEPRLRDAALFKRQVVACEEKFMRYYAGCGVNDGESFMKGVKLEVGSISEGPKEETLFPDEKDIKYNDEDKVPSMEIFIETDLEDQPLSTLANKRRASEDSYRDWEPGQSDTEETQEQSKQRKAKSKKFACDICQKKFTYNGSLEVHMKIHTGEKTHLCQLCNTKFVNSKDLTKHIESTHSDNGKYVCTICNKTFDKTRLLKKHLKSHFDDKFKCSYCSKEFQRKKGLKEHLKTHTGERKYSCEVCNKSFGHNQTLKSHMLTHTGERPYVCDVCGRRFPQRTHLKRHIIIIHTGMKPYSCKICNKQFSSKSYLAIHERTHTGERPFSCEVCKKDFTAYTTLKVHMRVHTGIKPYTCSFCSRQFAQMASFKLHERTHTGEKPFSCKVCKKPFSDNGYLKIHMRVHTGEKPYPCEICKRCFRETGQLKRHMRVHTGIKPYTCKICNKQIGNLSKHMRVHSDERPYNCTVCNKQFSISGNLKLHMRIHTGEKPFSCEMCCSQFAQSSALKRHRCNRPSDG; this comes from the exons atgacCGAGTTATGGAGGGCAAATGGTTTATGCCGTTGCTGCCACGCAGAAGGCACCTTCAAGAGCCTAAGCGGATCATATTCTGTAAATGGAGTGGACGAAATATTGTCGACAATGCTTCGCGAGACTTTCGAAGTGAAT ATAGCGCCTTTGCCAGGAGAGATAGGAGTGAACACGTACAACATCTGTCCGCTATGCGAGCCGCGGCTGAGAGACGCAGCGCTCTTCAAGAGGCAAGTTGTGGCGTGCGAAGAGAAGTTCATGAGGTATTACGCCGGGTGCGGTGTTAATG ATGGAGAATCTTTTATGAAGGGTGTAAAATTAGAAGTAGGCAGTATTTCAGAAG GTCCAAAAGAAGAAACTctatttcctgacgaaaaagaCATTAAATACAATGATG AAGACAAAGTACCCTCAATGGAGATCTTCATCGAGACGGATTTGGAAGACCAGCCGCTGTCTACCCTCGCAAACAAACGGAGGGCCAGTGAGGATTCCTACAGGGATTGGGAGCCGGGGCAGAGTGATACGGAGGAAACAC AAGAACAGAGCAAACAACGAAAGGCGAAGTCGAAAAAGTTCGCTTGCGACATCTGCCAAAAGAAATTCACTTACAACGGTTCTTTAGAAGTACACATGAAGATTCACACAGGAGAAAAAACCCATTTGTGCCAATTGTGCAACACAAAGTTTGTCAACAGCAAAGATTTGACTAAACACATAGAAAGCACACACTCGGACAACGGCAAATATGTCTGTACTATTTGCAATAAAACGTTTGACAAAACAAGGCTGTTGAAAAAACATCTAAAATCTCACTTCGATGACAaattcaaatgcagttattgcTCGAAAGAGTTCCAAAGAAAGAAAGGATTAAAAGAACACTTAAAAACGCACACCGGCGAGAGAAAATACAGCTGTGAAGTTTGTAACAAGTCGTTCGGGCATAACCAAACGTTGAAATCCCATATGCTCACCCACACCGGTGAACGGCCTTATGTTTGTGATGTGTGTGGAAGACGGTTCCCCCAAAGGACACACTTGAAAagacacataataataatacacacTGGAATGAAACCGTATTCCTGTAAAATCTGTAACAAGCAGTTCTCGAGCAAAAGTTATTTGGCAATCCATGAACGGACCCATACGGGTGAACGACCGTTCTCATGTGAGGTTTGCAAGAAGGATTTCACAGCGTACACAACGTTGAAAGTGCATATGAGAGTGCATACTGGTATTAAACCGTATACTTGCAGTTTTTGCAGCAGGCAGTTCGCTCAAATGGCCAGTTTTAAATTGCATGAAAGGACTCATACCGGTGAAAAACCGTTTTCATGTAAAGTTTGTAAGAAACCGTTCTCTGATAACGGTTACTTGAAGATTCATATGCGAGTGCATACGGGAGAGAAGCCCTATCCTTGCGAGATTTGTAAAAG ATGTTTCCGCGAAACCGGCCAGCTAAAACGCCACATGCGAGTCCACACGGGCATCAAACCTTACACCTGCAAGATATGCAACAAGCAAATAGGAAATCTATCCAAACACATGCGTGTGCACTCTGACGAACGGCCTTATAATTGTACTGTGTGTAATAAACAGTTTTCTATAAGTGGGAATTTGAAATTGCATATGAGGATACATACGGGGGAGAAACCGTTTTCGTGTGAGATGTGCTGTAGCCAGTTTGCGCAGAGCAGTGCGTTGAAAAGGCATAGGTGCAATAGGCCTAGTGATGGCTGA
- the LOC135085787 gene encoding gastrula zinc finger protein XlCGF57.1-like isoform X2, giving the protein MTELWRANGLCRCCHAEGTFKSLSGSYSVNGVDEILSTMLRETFEVNIAPLPGEIGVNTYNICPLCEPRLRDAALFKRQVVACEEKFMRYYAGCGVNDGESFMKGVKLEVGSISEGPKEETLFPDEKDIKYNDEDKVPSMEIFIETDLEDQPLSTLANKRRASEDSYRDWEPGQSDTEETQQSKQRKAKSKKFACDICQKKFTYNGSLEVHMKIHTGEKTHLCQLCNTKFVNSKDLTKHIESTHSDNGKYVCTICNKTFDKTRLLKKHLKSHFDDKFKCSYCSKEFQRKKGLKEHLKTHTGERKYSCEVCNKSFGHNQTLKSHMLTHTGERPYVCDVCGRRFPQRTHLKRHIIIIHTGMKPYSCKICNKQFSSKSYLAIHERTHTGERPFSCEVCKKDFTAYTTLKVHMRVHTGIKPYTCSFCSRQFAQMASFKLHERTHTGEKPFSCKVCKKPFSDNGYLKIHMRVHTGEKPYPCEICKRCFRETGQLKRHMRVHTGIKPYTCKICNKQIGNLSKHMRVHSDERPYNCTVCNKQFSISGNLKLHMRIHTGEKPFSCEMCCSQFAQSSALKRHRCNRPSDG; this is encoded by the exons atgacCGAGTTATGGAGGGCAAATGGTTTATGCCGTTGCTGCCACGCAGAAGGCACCTTCAAGAGCCTAAGCGGATCATATTCTGTAAATGGAGTGGACGAAATATTGTCGACAATGCTTCGCGAGACTTTCGAAGTGAAT ATAGCGCCTTTGCCAGGAGAGATAGGAGTGAACACGTACAACATCTGTCCGCTATGCGAGCCGCGGCTGAGAGACGCAGCGCTCTTCAAGAGGCAAGTTGTGGCGTGCGAAGAGAAGTTCATGAGGTATTACGCCGGGTGCGGTGTTAATG ATGGAGAATCTTTTATGAAGGGTGTAAAATTAGAAGTAGGCAGTATTTCAGAAG GTCCAAAAGAAGAAACTctatttcctgacgaaaaagaCATTAAATACAATGATG AAGACAAAGTACCCTCAATGGAGATCTTCATCGAGACGGATTTGGAAGACCAGCCGCTGTCTACCCTCGCAAACAAACGGAGGGCCAGTGAGGATTCCTACAGGGATTGGGAGCCGGGGCAGAGTGATACGGAGGAAACAC AACAGAGCAAACAACGAAAGGCGAAGTCGAAAAAGTTCGCTTGCGACATCTGCCAAAAGAAATTCACTTACAACGGTTCTTTAGAAGTACACATGAAGATTCACACAGGAGAAAAAACCCATTTGTGCCAATTGTGCAACACAAAGTTTGTCAACAGCAAAGATTTGACTAAACACATAGAAAGCACACACTCGGACAACGGCAAATATGTCTGTACTATTTGCAATAAAACGTTTGACAAAACAAGGCTGTTGAAAAAACATCTAAAATCTCACTTCGATGACAaattcaaatgcagttattgcTCGAAAGAGTTCCAAAGAAAGAAAGGATTAAAAGAACACTTAAAAACGCACACCGGCGAGAGAAAATACAGCTGTGAAGTTTGTAACAAGTCGTTCGGGCATAACCAAACGTTGAAATCCCATATGCTCACCCACACCGGTGAACGGCCTTATGTTTGTGATGTGTGTGGAAGACGGTTCCCCCAAAGGACACACTTGAAAagacacataataataatacacacTGGAATGAAACCGTATTCCTGTAAAATCTGTAACAAGCAGTTCTCGAGCAAAAGTTATTTGGCAATCCATGAACGGACCCATACGGGTGAACGACCGTTCTCATGTGAGGTTTGCAAGAAGGATTTCACAGCGTACACAACGTTGAAAGTGCATATGAGAGTGCATACTGGTATTAAACCGTATACTTGCAGTTTTTGCAGCAGGCAGTTCGCTCAAATGGCCAGTTTTAAATTGCATGAAAGGACTCATACCGGTGAAAAACCGTTTTCATGTAAAGTTTGTAAGAAACCGTTCTCTGATAACGGTTACTTGAAGATTCATATGCGAGTGCATACGGGAGAGAAGCCCTATCCTTGCGAGATTTGTAAAAG ATGTTTCCGCGAAACCGGCCAGCTAAAACGCCACATGCGAGTCCACACGGGCATCAAACCTTACACCTGCAAGATATGCAACAAGCAAATAGGAAATCTATCCAAACACATGCGTGTGCACTCTGACGAACGGCCTTATAATTGTACTGTGTGTAATAAACAGTTTTCTATAAGTGGGAATTTGAAATTGCATATGAGGATACATACGGGGGAGAAACCGTTTTCGTGTGAGATGTGCTGTAGCCAGTTTGCGCAGAGCAGTGCGTTGAAAAGGCATAGGTGCAATAGGCCTAGTGATGGCTGA